A stretch of Candidatus Thermoplasmatota archaeon DNA encodes these proteins:
- a CDS encoding biotin/lipoyl-containing protein, whose protein sequence is MHVVLEIDGETHDLWIEREDERVAIEAGDKTFSVEARRRGKTIEVAFDGRTFHVETRGPTHARIDGHLVEFRVVGFSPGGGPGRHRAGAAGPARVRTPMPGRVVAVKVREGDAVQKGQVLLVLEAMKMQNEVHAPTTGRVAKVHASEGGVVEANAVLVDLEG, encoded by the coding sequence ATGCACGTCGTCCTCGAGATCGACGGCGAGACGCACGACCTTTGGATCGAGCGCGAGGACGAGCGCGTCGCGATCGAAGCGGGCGACAAGACCTTCTCGGTCGAGGCGCGCCGGCGCGGCAAGACGATCGAGGTCGCCTTCGACGGCCGCACGTTCCACGTCGAGACGCGCGGACCCACGCACGCGCGCATCGACGGCCACCTCGTGGAGTTCCGCGTCGTCGGTTTCTCGCCCGGGGGCGGGCCCGGCCGGCACCGCGCGGGAGCCGCCGGACCGGCGCGCGTGCGCACGCCCATGCCCGGACGCGTGGTGGCCGTGAAGGTCCGCGAGGGCGACGCCGTCCAGAAAGGCCAGGTGCTGCTCGTGCTCGAAGCCATGAAGATGCAGAACGAGGTTCACGCGCCCACGACCGGCCGCGTGGCGAAGGTCCACGCGTCCGAGGGCGGAGTCGTGGAGGCCAACGCGGTGCTCGTCGACCTGGAGGGCTAG
- a CDS encoding right-handed parallel beta-helix repeat-containing protein yields MIARILALALAVVVTVPAASAVSLAATTTDPCADPTPHPPIAILGDDDFARPGNGVVGGAGTPADPYVICGWDIAPQGVDGILLKDTTRHVVIRNNVVHDSLVEVKHYDTSGVVPLDKRIRAGVYLYNAENVVVADNEIVRMEWAISVTVCACFLIPGADGIAVEFSSGVTVTGNRLERNSAFGARLRESTDVVFCGNVVRENRGHGVGVYNVPGVLLCGNDVRDNHAPTELIVSASPGAQVVDNVVCGHHFAGVAITFGSHGSLVARNALAGAQNPIHVQGSDGVTVQDNVLLPACPTA; encoded by the coding sequence ATGATCGCCCGAATCCTCGCCCTGGCGCTTGCCGTCGTGGTTACCGTTCCTGCAGCGTCGGCGGTTTCTCTCGCCGCAACCACGACCGATCCGTGCGCGGACCCAACGCCCCACCCCCCGATCGCCATCCTGGGCGACGACGACTTTGCGCGGCCCGGAAACGGCGTTGTGGGCGGCGCGGGAACGCCCGCCGACCCGTACGTCATCTGCGGTTGGGACATCGCGCCCCAAGGCGTGGACGGCATCCTCCTCAAGGACACGACCCGGCACGTCGTCATCCGCAACAACGTCGTCCACGACTCGCTCGTCGAAGTCAAGCACTACGACACCTCCGGCGTCGTTCCGCTCGACAAGCGCATCCGCGCGGGCGTGTACCTGTACAACGCGGAAAACGTCGTCGTGGCCGACAACGAGATCGTCCGCATGGAATGGGCGATTTCGGTGACGGTCTGCGCCTGTTTCCTCATTCCCGGCGCCGACGGCATCGCCGTCGAGTTCTCCTCTGGCGTCACGGTCACGGGCAACCGGCTCGAGCGAAACTCGGCCTTCGGCGCCCGCCTGCGCGAATCGACGGACGTCGTCTTCTGCGGCAACGTCGTGCGCGAGAACCGCGGCCATGGCGTGGGCGTGTACAACGTTCCCGGCGTCTTGCTGTGCGGCAACGACGTGCGCGACAACCACGCCCCGACGGAGCTCATCGTCTCGGCTTCGCCGGGCGCGCAGGTCGTGGACAACGTCGTCTGCGGACACCACTTCGCCGGCGTCGCGATCACCTTCGGCTCGCACGGAAGCCTCGTCGCACGAAACGCGCTCGCGGGCGCCCAAAACCCGATCCACGTGCAGGGCTCCGACGGCGTGACCGTCCAGGACAACGTCCTCCTGCCCGCGTGCCCGACGGCGTGA
- a CDS encoding acetyl-CoA carboxylase biotin carboxylase subunit has protein sequence MFRTLLVANRGEIACRVIRACRELGVRTVAVHSDADADALHVRLADAAVAIGPAPSQQSYLRQEAILEAAERAGAEAVHPGYGFLSENAGFARAVGKAGLVFVGPPPEAMEALGDKVAARKLAVREGVPVSAGSEGAVKDADEALAVARRVGFPVMLKAAGGGGGMGLRVARSEAELPRLFADASAQALSAFGNGAMFVEKYLERPRHIEVQILADAHGHVIHLGERECSIQRRHQKLLEEAPSPALSEAMRQSVGTMAVKLARAGGYRNAGTMEFLLQDGAFHFNEVNARLQVEHPVTEMVTGADLVRWQLRIAAGEELSLRQEDVRLRGHAIEFRINAEDPLHDFRPSPGPVRRLRVPDGEGVRVDHGLREGWTVPSHYDSLVAKVIVHGATRGEALARSRGALSHLEIRGFPTNRDLHLLLLSDPAFRKGELSTRFLEERPVLADLRARAAAHAEEARRRAVALAAALAQAPEGGIGTLHHRHTTPARVPRRDA, from the coding sequence ATGTTCCGGACGCTGCTTGTGGCCAACCGCGGCGAGATCGCCTGCCGCGTGATCCGCGCCTGCCGGGAACTTGGCGTGCGCACCGTGGCCGTCCACAGCGACGCGGACGCGGACGCGCTCCACGTGCGCCTGGCCGACGCGGCCGTCGCCATCGGTCCGGCCCCCTCGCAGCAAAGCTACCTCCGCCAGGAAGCGATCCTCGAGGCGGCCGAGCGCGCGGGCGCGGAAGCCGTCCATCCCGGCTACGGGTTCCTTTCGGAGAACGCCGGCTTCGCGCGCGCCGTCGGCAAGGCGGGACTCGTCTTCGTGGGTCCCCCGCCCGAGGCGATGGAGGCGCTGGGCGACAAGGTGGCGGCCCGCAAGCTTGCGGTTCGCGAAGGCGTCCCCGTTTCCGCCGGAAGCGAGGGCGCCGTGAAGGACGCCGACGAGGCGCTCGCGGTCGCGCGGCGCGTCGGGTTTCCCGTCATGCTCAAGGCCGCCGGCGGCGGGGGCGGCATGGGCCTTCGCGTGGCCCGCTCCGAGGCCGAACTTCCCCGCCTCTTTGCCGACGCGTCCGCGCAGGCGCTTTCGGCCTTTGGCAACGGCGCCATGTTCGTCGAGAAGTACCTCGAACGACCGCGCCACATCGAGGTGCAGATCCTCGCGGACGCGCACGGCCACGTGATCCACCTGGGCGAGCGCGAATGCTCCATCCAGCGCCGGCACCAGAAGCTCCTCGAAGAGGCGCCAAGCCCGGCGCTCTCCGAAGCCATGCGCCAGAGCGTCGGAACGATGGCGGTGAAGCTCGCGCGCGCCGGGGGCTACCGCAACGCCGGCACGATGGAGTTCCTGCTCCAGGACGGCGCCTTCCACTTCAACGAGGTGAACGCGCGCCTCCAGGTCGAGCACCCCGTCACGGAGATGGTGACGGGCGCGGATCTCGTCCGGTGGCAGCTTCGCATCGCCGCGGGCGAGGAGCTTTCGCTTCGGCAGGAGGACGTGCGGCTGCGGGGGCATGCGATCGAGTTCCGGATCAACGCCGAGGATCCCCTGCACGACTTCCGCCCGAGCCCCGGGCCGGTGCGGCGCCTGCGCGTGCCCGACGGCGAGGGCGTTCGGGTGGACCACGGCCTTCGCGAAGGATGGACCGTGCCCAGCCACTACGACAGCCTCGTGGCCAAAGTGATCGTGCACGGCGCCACGCGCGGCGAGGCCCTCGCGCGCTCCCGCGGCGCGCTCTCGCATCTGGAGATCCGGGGCTTCCCCACGAACCGCGACCTCCACCTCCTTCTCCTCTCCGACCCCGCCTTCCGCAAGGGCGAGCTCTCCACGCGCTTCCTCGAGGAGCGCCCGGTCCTCGCGGACCTGCGCGCCCGTGCCGCGGCCCACGCGGAGGAGGCGCGCCGCCGCGCCGTCGCGCTTGCCGCCGCGCTGGCGCAGGCGCCCGAGGGGGGAATCGGCACCCTCCACCACCGGCACACGACGCCGGCCAGGGTCCCGCGGAGGGACGCCTGA
- a CDS encoding nucleoside 2-deoxyribosyltransferase, whose amino-acid sequence MRLYLASPIFAPRDRAFVAAVGARLRAKGHEVFLPAETFAPPPARPSLREREATFEANVRELQAADAVVAILDGADADSGTAFEVGVAWSRCVPVVGVRTDYRTLGPEGSVNLMLERACSVLLALPDAPPARVADAVARILDTPLLPPGGKLVRDRLPSVVRAQGRRATSRRVRSPAKREALLLRKLAEEVGELGRARGPRERARELCDLWEALRAYADLHGLGARARREQVAVRERLGGYGGGVVLTRLSGREPARRRR is encoded by the coding sequence ATGCGCCTGTACCTCGCCTCTCCGATCTTCGCGCCGCGCGACCGCGCCTTCGTCGCCGCGGTGGGCGCTCGGCTGCGCGCGAAGGGGCACGAGGTCTTCCTGCCGGCCGAGACGTTCGCGCCGCCTCCCGCGCGGCCGTCGCTCCGCGAGCGCGAGGCCACGTTCGAGGCGAACGTGCGCGAGCTTCAGGCGGCCGACGCCGTCGTCGCGATCCTCGACGGCGCCGACGCCGACTCGGGCACGGCCTTCGAGGTGGGCGTCGCGTGGTCGCGCTGCGTCCCCGTCGTGGGCGTCCGAACGGACTACCGCACGCTTGGTCCCGAAGGAAGCGTGAACCTCATGCTCGAGCGCGCCTGCTCGGTCCTGCTCGCGCTTCCCGACGCGCCCCCCGCCCGCGTCGCCGACGCCGTCGCCCGAATCCTCGACACGCCGCTTCTTCCGCCCGGCGGGAAGCTCGTGCGCGACCGCCTGCCCTCCGTCGTGCGGGCGCAAGGGCGCCGCGCGACCTCGCGGCGGGTCCGCTCGCCCGCAAAGCGCGAGGCGCTTCTCCTTCGCAAGCTCGCGGAGGAAGTCGGGGAGCTCGGGCGAGCGCGCGGGCCCCGCGAGCGCGCCCGCGAGCTGTGCGACCTGTGGGAGGCGCTTCGCGCCTACGCGGACCTCCACGGTCTTGGCGCCCGCGCCCGGCGCGAGCAGGTCGCCGTGCGCGAGCGGCTGGGCGGCTACGGCGGGGGCGTCGTGCTCACGCGCCTGAGCGGCCGCGAGCCCGCACGCCGCCGTCGTTGA